Proteins from a genomic interval of Mesobacillus sp. S13:
- a CDS encoding YuzF family protein, with amino-acid sequence MMPNGMYSQGAQNGPMNVVVVEPYVYAALRSLIGKRVVLDTKRGSVSGIVRDAKPDHVVVQEHDSTFFVRIREIVWIMPEN; translated from the coding sequence ATGATGCCTAATGGAATGTATTCACAAGGAGCGCAAAATGGGCCAATGAACGTGGTTGTCGTTGAACCGTATGTCTATGCTGCACTTCGCAGTCTTATTGGAAAAAGAGTCGTCCTGGATACAAAGCGCGGATCTGTCAGTGGAATCGTGAGGGATGCCAAGCCCGACCATGTGGTGGTCCAGGAGCATGATTCCACCTTTTTTGTCCGAATACGTGAAATTGTCTGGATCATGCCAGAGAATTAA
- a CDS encoding TspO/MBR family protein yields the protein MGRFILNLIATVLVVLVNALANILPINGQTTGEISDKLDVLFTPAGYVFGIWGLIYILLFIWTIRQFPASRRDLPVYEKATPLYLLSSALNIAWILLWHYEFFLLTVFVMIGLLLTLIRLYDVIKNEKHSAWDLLPFSVYLGWISVATIANISYYLKDIGWNGFGLSDVAWTLIMLVVATTLAIYFQHKHDDRIYPLVFIWAFIGIGVKNAASYPTVSTTSYVLSGVILVVIIFRLFRKH from the coding sequence ATGGGACGTTTTATCTTGAATCTGATTGCCACGGTGCTAGTGGTACTGGTCAATGCGCTTGCGAATATTCTTCCGATCAACGGGCAGACGACCGGGGAAATTTCGGATAAGCTGGATGTGCTGTTCACTCCAGCGGGATATGTTTTTGGCATCTGGGGATTGATTTACATCTTATTGTTCATCTGGACAATCAGGCAGTTCCCTGCTTCCAGAAGGGATTTGCCGGTTTACGAAAAGGCCACTCCACTTTATCTGCTGAGCTCCGCCCTTAATATCGCCTGGATCCTCTTATGGCACTACGAGTTTTTCCTGCTGACGGTTTTCGTGATGATCGGATTGCTGCTGACTCTCATCAGGCTTTACGATGTCATCAAAAATGAAAAGCATTCTGCGTGGGATCTCCTTCCCTTCTCTGTTTACCTCGGCTGGATCAGCGTCGCCACTATCGCCAATATCAGCTATTACTTGAAGGATATCGGCTGGAATGGATTCGGTCTTTCGGATGTAGCCTGGACCCTGATCATGCTCGTGGTTGCCACAACCTTGGCCATTTATTTTCAACATAAACATGACGACCGTATCTATCCGCTCGTATTCATCTGGGCCTTTATCGGAATTGGTGTAAAAAACGCCGCCTCCTACCCGACAGTCAGCACCACTTCTTATGTCCTGTCCGGTGTCATTTTGGTCGTGATCATTTTCAGACTGTTTCGGAAGCACTGA
- a CDS encoding SDR family NAD(P)-dependent oxidoreductase: MDDKIVVITGANSGIGKAAAIKFASEGYTVVMACRNLEKGKSAKQEIIESSKNPHVDLLQLDISSFKSIRQFSTMFKDKYPKLDILIHNAAYLNHGEKQYLLSRDGIELSFATNTVGPFLLTRQLIGMLEKSEDARVLHSCTTNIRHFFDPKRKIEFDNLQGEFKDERPYSTYKFYGDTKMALLLLTFKMAEELRGQGISVNAVQIPAIKLSKETINKLQSGWRFAARIQNVFSAPRETMADTYYYICTSDEFKTVTGKLINDKRKVMESSHYSAGLTQDIKQLMDQNVYPKYADDQENIERVWDLCVSLTRDPVSLS, encoded by the coding sequence ATGGACGATAAAATCGTGGTCATTACAGGAGCTAACTCTGGTATTGGCAAGGCGGCGGCTATCAAGTTTGCAAGTGAGGGGTACACCGTCGTAATGGCTTGCCGCAACCTTGAGAAGGGCAAGAGTGCAAAACAGGAAATAATAGAATCATCTAAGAATCCACATGTCGACCTGCTGCAGCTAGATATCTCTTCATTTAAATCCATCCGTCAATTTTCCACAATGTTTAAAGATAAATATCCTAAACTAGACATTCTGATTCACAATGCAGCCTATTTAAATCATGGAGAGAAACAATACTTGCTTAGCCGGGACGGGATCGAGCTTTCTTTTGCCACGAATACAGTCGGCCCGTTCCTGCTCACCAGGCAATTGATTGGTATGCTTGAAAAATCGGAAGATGCACGGGTCCTTCACTCCTGCACGACGAATATCAGGCATTTTTTCGATCCGAAAAGGAAGATTGAGTTCGATAATCTTCAGGGAGAGTTCAAGGACGAAAGACCATACAGCACGTATAAATTTTACGGCGATACTAAAATGGCGTTGTTGCTGCTGACTTTTAAAATGGCTGAAGAATTGAGGGGCCAGGGAATCAGCGTCAATGCCGTGCAAATTCCAGCTATTAAACTTTCAAAAGAAACCATAAATAAATTACAGTCTGGCTGGAGATTTGCGGCCAGGATCCAGAATGTATTCAGCGCACCTCGTGAAACGATGGCCGACACTTATTACTACATATGCACATCCGATGAGTTCAAGACTGTGACAGGCAAGCTGATCAATGATAAAAGAAAGGTGATGGAGTCCTCACATTATTCTGCAGGACTTACACAGGATATCAAGCAGCTGATGGACCAAAATGTTTACCCGAAATACGCAGATGACCAGGAGAATATCGAGAGAGTCTGGGATCTGTGTGTCAGCCTGACGAGAGATCCTGTAAGCTTGTCGTAG